GATGATGAGAGCACGGGAGACTCTGCGTTGCGAGGAAGAGAAGAGAAGGATGGAAATGGAGGCGGAGTTGACTCGGATGATGTTAGCAACGGAGTTACAGATTGCCTCTATTGTGGCTGGGAAGGGCGGGCTGAGTAGGAAAAGGAAGCGAAATGAAGGAAATAATGAAAATGAATCAACCATCTCTTGGAGGTAAAAGCTATAACTCATTTGAAAATGTTATACACAATCAGTTGATTGATTGCCTGACTGCTCGGGTTGATGATTGCAGGAAACGAGCTTTATTGCGATGTTTGCTGCATTGCAGCTTCAGCTTTTGACGAACGGCGATTCCCATGGTTTCCTTGAGATGTTTGCATTTTCTCTTTGAAGAGAAAACTGGAGTTTTAACTTGTAAGATAGATGATAATACTCTACTCTCAggaaagagatttcaagttatAACTGAAGGTACATGTCAACTTTTTTTAGGAACATAATAGTCTTTGTAAAAAATTCTAGCCTAGTTTTTGGTAGCAGTTTGCT
The sequence above is drawn from the Euphorbia lathyris chromosome 6, ddEupLath1.1, whole genome shotgun sequence genome and encodes:
- the LOC136232486 gene encoding uncharacterized protein At4g22160-like isoform X1, whose protein sequence is MSAIRDENRLKFTCDAGILSNECTPNNHDDDSEDSNEPTSSGSRSCGSPPMGSLAASLRLFGDSLMRMEQAETEMMRARETLRCEEEKRRMEMEAELTRMMLATELQIASIVAGKGGLSRKRKRNEGNNENESTISWRKRALLRCLLHCSFSF